In a genomic window of Spodoptera frugiperda isolate SF20-4 chromosome 18, AGI-APGP_CSIRO_Sfru_2.0, whole genome shotgun sequence:
- the LOC118278136 gene encoding PF03932 family protein CutC, with protein MLEVCIDSLESAINAIHGGADEIEVCSSLTEGGLTPSPGLVKEIVDMVNNTAAGKPIRKSCHDCGCDKLTKRAKVNVMIRCRTGSDFHYSEQEMDTMLSDVEVFKAYGVDRFVFGALTGSQDIDEKNCEKIRNKVGGIPLTFHRAFDVCTDPLSAVNKIAALGFSRLLTSGQKASANDVEAVQLITVLNGSFGDKIEIMPGAGVTVENAKNFIDIGCKIVHSSCKRIRYLPQIKNGLSMGTSDSEHIFVTDETIVKKMKEVLSLI; from the exons ATGTTAGAGGTTTGTATAGACAGTTTAGAGTCAGCGATAAACGCAATCCACGGTGGCGCCGACGAGATAGAAGTATGTAGCTCTCTCACTGAAGGCGGACTTACTCCATCACCAGGCTTAGTCAAGGAAATAGTAGATATG gtgaATAATACAGCAGCCGGAAAACCAATCCGTAAATCATGTCACGATTGTGGTTGCGATAAATTAACGAAG AGGGCAAAAGTGAATGTAATGATCAGATGCCGCACGGGCTCAGACTTTCATTATTCGGAACAGGAGATGGACACGATGTTATCTGATGTCGAAGTTTTCAAAGCATATGGTGTGGACAGATTTGTCTTTGGCGCACTTACAGGTTCTCAGGATATAGATGAGAAGAACtgtgaaaaaataagaaataaagtgGGTGGTATCCCTCTTACATTCCATAGAGCCTTCGACGTTTGCACAGACCCTCTTTCTGCAGTCAATAAAATAGCTGCATTAGGGTTTAGCAGACTGCTGACGAGCGGGCAAAAGGCGTCGGCTAACGATGTCGAAGCTGTTCAACTTATAACGGTACTTAACGGTAGTTTCGGTGATAAAATAGAGATTATGCCGGGAGCTGGCGTGACTGTCGAGAATGCaaagaattttattgatatcgGCTGCAAAATAGTTCACAGTTCATGCAAACGAATCAGATATTTGCCGCAGATTAAGAATGGATTAAGTATGGGCACGAGTGATAGTGAGCATATCTTTGTTACTGATGAGACTATTGTTAAGAAGATGAAAGAGGTCCTAAGTTTAATTTGA
- the LOC118278135 gene encoding protein Pixie has protein sequence MSRNKHQEETDKLTRIAIVNADRCKPKRCRQECKKSCPVVRMGKLCIEVTPNDKIATISEELCIGCGICVKKCPFDAITIINIPSNLEKHTTHRYSKNSFKLHRLPIPRPGEVLGLVGQNGIGKSTALKILAGKQKPNLGRFADPPDWQEILSHFRGSELQNYFTKILEDDLKALIKPQYVDQIPKAVKGTVGQLLDKKDERKNQTEICKMLDLSHIRDREIAALSGGELQRFACAMVCIQNGDIFMFDEPSSYLDVKQRLNAARTIRSLIHPDKFIIVVEHDLSVLDYLSDFICCLYGVPGAYGVVTMPFSVREGINIFLDGFVPTENMRFRTESLVFKVAESATEEEIKRMNHYEYPEMSKLMGDFSLKVHPGEFSDSEILVLLGENGTGKTTFIRMLAGNLEPDEGSGSLPQLHISYKPQKISPKSQGLVRSLLHDKIRDAYIHPQFITDVMKPMKIEEIMDQEVQNLSGGELQRVALVLCLGKPADVYLIDEPSAYLDSEQRLVAAKVIKRFILHAKRTGFVVEHDFIMATYLADRVIVFEGTPSAHATAHAPQSLLNGMNRFLELLGITFRRDPNNFRPRINKHASVKDIEQKRAGQYFFLED, from the exons ATGTCTCGAAATAAACACCAAGAGGAGACCGACAAGCTTACGCGTATTGCTATTGTGAACGCGGATCGCTGCAAGCCGAAGAGATGTAGGCAAGAATGCAAGAAGAGTTGTCCCGTGGTGCGTATGGGCAAGCTCTGTATAGAGGTCACGCCCAACGATAAGATCGCCACCATCTCCGAGGAGCTCTGCATTGGATGCGGTATTTGTGTCAAG AAATGTCCTTTTGATGCAATCACCATCATCAACATCCCATCCAACTTGGAGAAGCATACTACTCATAGATACTCCAAGAACTCATTCAAGCTCCATCGGCTGCCGATCCCCAGGCCTGGTGAAGTATTGGGATTAGTTGGTCAGAACGGTATTGGCAAGTCCACTGCCCTGAAGATCCTTGCCGGAAAACAGAAGCCCAACTTGGGTCGTTTTGCT GACCCTCCGGACTGGCAAGAGATTCTCTCTCACTTCCGTGGCTCTGAGCTGCAGAACTACTTCACGAAAATTCTTGAAGATGATTTAAAGGCCCTGATCAAGCCTCAATATGTGGACCAAATCCCTAAGGCTGTCAAGGGCACTGTCGGTCAACTCCTTGACAAGAAAGATGAAAGAAAAAACCAGACTGAAATTTGTAAAATGCTGG ATCTATCGCACATCCGCGATCGTGAGATCGCCGCCCTGTCTGGTGGAGAGCTGCAGCGCTTTGCTTGCGCTATGGTGTGCATCCAGAACGGAGACATTTTCATGTTTGATGAGCCCTCTTCTTACTTGGATGTCAAGCAGCGTCTTAACGCTGCCCGCACAATTCGATCACTCATCCATCCTGACAA GTTTATTATAGTGGTGGAGCACGACTTGTCAGTGTTAGACTACTTGTCTGACTTTATTTGCTGTCTGTATGGCGTACCCGGTGCTTACGGTGTTGTGACTATGCCTTTCTCTGTTAGGGAAG gtattAATATATTCCTTGATGGATTTGTCCCCACCGAAAACATGAGATTCAGAACTGAATCGCTAGTATTTAAAGTCGCCGAGTCTGCTACTGAAGAAGAG ATCAAACGAATGAACCATTATGAATACCCAGAAATGTCGAAATTGATGGGTGACTTCAGTTTGAAAGTACATCCTGGAGAATTCTCAGATTCTGAAATTCTAGTGTTGCTGGGAGAAAATGGTACTGGCAAAACTACATTTATTAGAATGTTGGCCGGCAATTTGGAACCTGATGAAG GTTCGGGCTCACTACCCCAGCTGCACATTAGTTATAAGCCACAGAAGATATCGCCCAAGTCACAGGGTTTGGTGCGCAGCTTACTGCATGACAAGATTAGGGATGCTTATATACATCCACAG TTTATCACAGATGTGATGAAGCCAATGAAAATAGAGGAGATTATGGACCAGGAGGTGCAGAACCTGTCTGGTGGTGAGTTGCAGAGAGTGGCCCTGGTGCTCTGCCTCGGCAAGCCAGCCGACGTCTATCTAATTGACGAGCCCTCTGCCTACCTAGACTCCGAACAACGTTTGGTAGCTGCTAAAGTTATTAAAAG GTTCATCCTCCACGCAAAGCGTACAGGCTTCGTAGTAGAGCACGATTTCATAATGGCGACGTACCTGGCGGACCGTGTGATCGTGTTCGAAGGCACTCCCTCGGCGCATGCCACTGCGCACGCCCCGCAGTCTCTACTCAACGGCATGAACCGATTCTTAGAATTACTCGGCATCACCTTCCGAAGGGATCCCAACAACTTCCGGCCGAGGATAAACAAACATGCTTCTGTTAAG GATATTGAACAGAAACGAGCCGGCCAATATTTCTTCCTGGAAGACTAG